The Prochlorococcus marinus str. MIT 1214 sequence AATATTTTTAATTGACTGTTTAAGAAAATTATCTTGAGTATTTGAATCTAACTTTTTAGGAAGCATTGCTAATGCTTTTTTAATAGCAAGTTCTGCAGCTTCTTTTCTCAATTGAGAAGTCACTCTTGCAGCTTCAGCATTTAAGTCAGAAGCAGCACCTTGTTTAATTCTTGCCATTTCCTCAACAGTTCTTTTTTCACTCTCTAAACGAATTGCTTCTGCTCTCACTTTGCAATCATTTCTAATTTTGTCTGCTTTTTGCTTCGCTGAGGCAAGTTCGTCTTTTGCTTGCGAAAGAGAACCTTGTGCTTGAGTTAAACGCTCTTCTGCTTCTTTCAAATCAGAAAGGATTGTAGTTCTTCGTCTTTCAAGGATTTTTCCTAAAAAGCCTGGCAAGAACTTATAGAGGCCAAAAACAACAACAGCTAAGTTGATAATATTGGTCTCAAAAATATTTAAATTTAGGCCAAAGCCTTCGGAAGCGAAAATTAAAGAAGTCATTTTTTTGCCAAGAGTCGTTCAATAATCAAATCACCAAGATTGTCAGCCTCGCTTTTAAGTTGATTAAGAGCTTCATCTCTTTGTAAATCAATCTCACGCCTTGCTTTTTCTCTCGATGCATTTGCCTCTGAAGTAGCAAGAGCAAGAGCTTCTTTATAAAGATTCTCAGAATCCTGCTCTGCCTCAAGAATAACCTTCTGAGCTTCAAGACGAGCTTCTTTGAGCTGATCTTTGAGTTCAGTCTCTAGTCTTTCAACCTCAGCAATTTTTTTCTTTGCTTCTGCCCGACTTGTATTTACATAATCCTCTCTTTCTTCAACTACCCGTCCAACAGGCTTGAAGAAAAGAGCATTAAGTATGAAAGTAAGTAATACAACTTGAACGGCCATAAGCGGAAGAGTTGCATCGAAATCAAACAGACCTCCCTCAGAGGCACCAAACAAAAACAAAGTTGGCATTAGCTAGGGGTGCAAGAATTTAAACGAGCCGGAGAACGGCAATTGAAATTTGCTAAAGAATTTTCAAATTTTGGGACTGAAAAGTTAATCAAATTGATTGATTTACTCAATCAGCCCCTTTTTGAAATATTCAACCAGCAAAAGGGTTAGCAAAGAGAAGCACCAATGCAACCACAAGGCCATAAATGGTAAGTGATTCCATGAAAGCGAAAGAAAGAAGCAAAGTACCTCTGATTTTGCCCTCAGCTTCTGGTTGACGGGCTATACCCTCTACTGCTCCTTGTGCAGCACTACCCTGACCGATACCAGGGCCTATTGCGCCAAGGCCTACAGCTAAACCAGCTGCAACAACTGATGCGGCGGTGGTAATGGAATCCATAATTCTGCTAAAGATGTGTAGCGCTTGAAACGCTTATAGAGTTGTGACCGGGAGTTTATACCTGCGAGGGGTGCATCTCATAGTTCTTGAGATGATTCTGAAAGAATTTCAGGCCTCAAAGCAGGAAATTTGCCATTGAAAAGTTAATTCAGTAGCAAAAAATCATGATTAATGATGCTCTTCAACTGCTTCCCCGATGTAATAGGCAGCAAGAGTTGCAAAAATCAGAGCCTGAATAGCACTAGTAAACAAGCCTAGAAACATAACAGGAACTGGAAGAACAAGAGGTACAAGAAAAACAAGTACAGCTACAACAAGTTCATCCGCCAGAATGTTTCCAAATAAACGGAATGAGAGAGAGAGAGGCTTTGTAAAATCTTCAACAATTTTAAATGGGAGCATTATTGGCGTTGGGTGAACGTAATACTCGAAGTAACGCAAACCTTTATTGCTCAACCCCGCATAGAAATATGAGAGAGATACCAGTAGTGCTAAAGCAACAGTTGTATTTATGTCAGCTGTAGGTGCCCCAAGTTCGCCACTTGGTAGTTCAATCAGCTTCCATGGAACTAATGCACCGCCCCAGTTGCTCACGAATATGAACAGAAAGAGGGTTCCGATGAAAGGCATCCAATCTCTATAAACCTTTTCACCAATTTGTGTTCTTGCGAGATCACGTATGTAATCCCATAGGAATTCCAAAAGATTTTGCACACCTTTCGGATCACGTTCCATTTTTTTTGTTCCAATGACCACTAAGGCAAGCAAAGCGCCTATTAGCAGCCATGAAGTCATAAAAACTTGGCCGTGAATTCTAAAATTTCCAATCTGCCAATAGAGATGTTGACCAACCTCTAATTCAGCTAAAGGAAAAACAAATGGTAAAAAACCCATTTATCTGGAAGTTAGGTTGCGTAGAAAATAAACGCCAAACAAACAAAACTTAAAAATTTAATTTCTAAAAAGCACCTATGGCATTGATAGAAACTGAATAATTAACGCTGGTTTATAAAGCAAAAATCCTAATAAAGCCGGAATTAAATCAAGTTGAGGAAATCTAGAAGATACCAAAACCAAAAGGACCGGAACTAACAACTGGACTTTACCGACGATTTTTGATGAAGTACCTAGTCTTCCAACTCCGCGAGCAAGCAAGCGAAAATAAAAAATTCCTGATAAAGCACCTACAAGAAGGCTTGCACCGGCTTGGATTCCCCAAAAGAAACCTGCTATGCCAACAGAAAAAA is a genomic window containing:
- a CDS encoding F0F1 ATP synthase subunit B'; this encodes MPTLFLFGASEGGLFDFDATLPLMAVQVVLLTFILNALFFKPVGRVVEEREDYVNTSRAEAKKKIAEVERLETELKDQLKEARLEAQKVILEAEQDSENLYKEALALATSEANASREKARREIDLQRDEALNQLKSEADNLGDLIIERLLAKK
- the atpB gene encoding F0F1 ATP synthase subunit A — translated: MGFLPFVFPLAELEVGQHLYWQIGNFRIHGQVFMTSWLLIGALLALVVIGTKKMERDPKGVQNLLEFLWDYIRDLARTQIGEKVYRDWMPFIGTLFLFIFVSNWGGALVPWKLIELPSGELGAPTADINTTVALALLVSLSYFYAGLSNKGLRYFEYYVHPTPIMLPFKIVEDFTKPLSLSFRLFGNILADELVVAVLVFLVPLVLPVPVMFLGLFTSAIQALIFATLAAYYIGEAVEEHH
- the atpE gene encoding ATP synthase F0 subunit C, coding for MDSITTAASVVAAGLAVGLGAIGPGIGQGSAAQGAVEGIARQPEAEGKIRGTLLLSFAFMESLTIYGLVVALVLLFANPFAG
- a CDS encoding F0F1 ATP synthase subunit B, which encodes MTSLIFASEGFGLNLNIFETNIINLAVVVFGLYKFLPGFLGKILERRRTTILSDLKEAEERLTQAQGSLSQAKDELASAKQKADKIRNDCKVRAEAIRLESEKRTVEEMARIKQGAASDLNAEAARVTSQLRKEAAELAIKKALAMLPKKLDSNTQDNFLKQSIKNIGDN
- a CDS encoding ATP synthase subunit I, with the translated sequence MASETVENCSSHDPLLDFDSSDSSSGVKSDEYLELQFRVFRLAFLLTIFSVGIAGFFWGIQAGASLLVGALSGIFYFRLLARGVGRLGTSSKIVGKVQLLVPVLLVLVSSRFPQLDLIPALLGFLLYKPALIIQFLSMP